ACATACTCAGCCCTTAACTCTTTTGCCCTTTGCAAGTCCTTTTTATAGTAGGCTATTACCTCTTCTTTGCTATCCCCACCACACCAATAAAATCTATCCATTTTATCTGGAAATTTCTCTTTTATCATATCATATTTTTCTAAGTATATATCCATCCACATTGGGAAAAATCTCATATGATATCCGACAATTTTATCTTTTAATTTGCTACTATCTTTTTCTAAATCAAATTTTATTATTTCAAAACCATCAAAGTTATATTTCTTTTGATATTTTTCCATCATTTTCAAATTTTCATCATCACTTGGAAAATCTGAAATATTAAGCAATTTTTTCATATTCTCCCCCTGTAATAGGCTTTTATTAGAGCTTAACTTTTTTTAAAGAAATTGTCAACAGCTTTGTAAATATATTAAATAATAAAAAAAGAGAGGGACTATGTGCGACCATAGTTTTACCTCTCTGTGTAACAACTCAAAAGGATTTATTTTTATAGTAGAGGTTTAATCTAATAAAGTTTAGTAACTATTAGAAAAAACATAACTATTACTAACGGAATTAATACTTTGTTCATTTAAAATACCCTTCTTTCTCTTTAAAAGATTGGAGTTGTCACACTAAAAAATATAATAATATATTTTAATGTAAAATAAAAGAGATATCCAGTCGCAATAGATATCTCTTGTTCTTTGGCATTTTAAATGCACTTAATTCCGTTAATTAAATGTTATCATAGTTATATATTTTTGTCAATTTTAAAAAAATAAAAAACATTAAAACAAAACATATATATTTAGGCACTTATAATATAAAATCAATATCAAATTAGTTGAAATATTTATGATAAAAAGAAAAAATGATATAATATATAAAATATAAATAAAAAAAAGTCAAGATAAGGAGATAAAATGGATAGAGTTATTATGCACTATGATATGGACTGTTTCTACGCCTCAATAGAAACAAGAGATAATCCTAAATATAAAAATCGTCCAATGGTTGTTGCTGGTGGTGTGGTTACAACTGCTAATTATGAAGCTCGTAAATATGGTATCCATTCAGCAATGAGTACATTTGAAGCTAAAAAACTTTGTCCCAACTTAATGATTGTCTATCCAAATAAAGAAAAATACTTTAAAGAATCTCAAATTATCCATAACCTAGTTTTAAAAATAACACATAAAATAGAGTTTGTAGCCCTTGATGAAGGATATATAGATATAACTGATGTAATAAAAAAATTCTCTTCAAAGGAAAAATTTGCTAAAACTTTTAGAGAGAGAATTTTTAAACATACTGGCTTAACTTGCTCTGTGGGAATTGGAGTTAATAAGATTTCAGCTAAAATAGCTAGTGATATAAACAAGCCTTTTGGACAATATATATTCAATAGTGAAGAGGAGTTTGTTGAATATATGAAAGAAAAAAAGATTAGAAAACTTCAAGGAGTGGGAGAAAAATTTGAGAAACTTTTAAATAAAGATAATATATATTTTGTGAAAGATGTTCACAGATTTTCTCTTAAAGAGCTTATTAAAAAATATGGAAAAGCTAGAGGAGAACTTCTCTATCTATATAGTAGAGGAATAGATTATAGCCCTGTTGAGTATGATAAACCTACTCACTCTGTTGGTGCTGAAAATACCTATTCTTTCCTTTTAAATACTGAAGAAGAGATTAATAAAAAGTTACAAGAGGTTTTTGAAACTGCTTATAGTCGTTTAAAAAAGAAAAATTTTCTTACTAAAACTATTTCAATTAAGGTAAGATATGAGGATAGAGCTACTATTAATAAAGCTAAAACTATTGCTATTGCTACTTATGATAAAGAGATTCTTTTTGAATATGTTCAGGAGATTTTTAATGAGATTGAAAAGAAAGATAGTATTAAACTTTTGGGGATTACATTTAAAAATCTTGTGGAATTTTCTATAAGGCAACTTTCTTTTAAAGATGAGTTTAATTTAAGATAGATAATATTTGTAGTTAATAAATTATAAGAAATGATTTAATTTTAAAAATTAGGTTGGTAAATATTTGTAAGTTGGTTGTTTTTTGTTGATGGATGATTAAAATTTTATATTGTATTAATTATCGGACTAAAAATATTTTTGTTTCCATTCTATACCAATTTATAGTATAATTTAGATATAACAATAAATGTGAGGTGCAAAATTATGGATCAAAGAATTATTAAATTAGCAAAAAACTTAGTTAATCACTCATGTAGATTAAAAGAGGGAGAAAAGGTTTTAATAGAAGCTTATGGGGATACTACTAGAGATTTAGTAAAAGCTCTTGTAAAAGAGGCATATTCAGTAGGAGCTCTTCCATTTGTTACTATAAAAGATAACTCTGTTTTAAGAACAATTTTAAATGATTGCTCTGTTGAACAATTACAACATATGGCAAAATATGAACTTGAAAGAATGAAAGACATGGACGCATATATCGGTATTAGAGGGGGAGATAACTCAACTGAACTTTCTGATGTAGCTGATGAAAAAATGAAACTATACTCTCAATACTTTATGAATCCAGTACATATGGCTGAAAGAGTAAATAACACTAAATGGGTTATTTTAAGATATCCTAACAACTCTATGGCACAACTTGCTAATACATCACTTGAAGCTTTTGAGGACTTCTATTTTGATGTTTGTTGTTTAGATTACTCAAAAATGGAAAAAGCTATGGATTCACTATGTGATCTTTTAAGTAAAACTGACAAAGTAAGAATCAAAGGTGTTGGAACTGATCTAACTTTCTCTATAAAAGATATACCAAATGTAAAATGTTTTGGACTTAGAAATATACCAGATGGAGAAGTTTACACTGCCCCAGTAAGAGAGAGTGTAAATGGAGTTATCTCTTACAATACTCCATCAAACTATCAAGGATTTACATTTGAAAATATAACTTTTGAATTTAAAGATGGTAAAATTGTAAAAGCTACTGCTAATAACACTGAAAAAATCAATCAAATACTAGACAGTGATGAGGGAGCTAGATATATAGGTGAGTTTGCTATCGGTGTAAACCCTTATGTATTAAAACCTATGAAAGATACTTTATTTGATGAAAAAATAGCTGGAAGTATCCACTTTACCCCTGGACAAGCTTACAAACAAGCTAACAATGGTAACAGATCAAGCATTCACTGGGATCTTGTACTTATCCAAAGAGAAGAATGGGGTGGAGGAGAGATCTGGTTTGATGATAAACTTGTAAGAAAAGATGGAATTTTTGTTTTAGATGAATTAAAGGGATTAAATCCTGAAAATCTAAAATAATTTAGGAGGGCATATGAATATTCTTATGGCACTTTCTCAGCTTGAAGTAACTGGAGCAGAGGTATATGGAGTTACTTTAGCTGATGAACTTATGAATAGAGGAAACAAAGTTATGATTGTTTCAGATACTCTTACTAAAAAGTGCAAAGCTGAATATATAAAATTGGAATTTAATAAGAGAGGGCTTGGAAACAGGATCAATCAAGTTAAAACACTTTTAAAAATCATAAGAGAAAATGATATTCAAGTGGTTCATGCTCACTCAAGGGCATCTTCTTGGAGCTCTGCCATAGCTTGTAAAATAGCTGGAATACCTCTTATTACTTCTACTCATGGTAGACAACCAGTACATCTAAGCAGAAAGGTTTTTAAAGCATTTGGTGATTTAACAATACCTGTTTGTGAAAATATACAAACTCATCTTATTAATGATTTAGGAGTTAAACCTGATAAAAGTGTTGTTCTAAGAAATCCTATTGACACTTCATTATATAGTTTTGAACCTAAAGAAGATAAAAAGGACAAAAAAATTATATCTATCATTGGAAGATTATCTGGTCCTAAAGGAGATGTAGCTTACTCACTACTTGAAGTTCTCTCTACTATGGAAAATTTTCATATTAGAATAATAGGTGGAAAAGATATACCAGAAAAGTTTATTAAATTTAAAAATATTGAAAATATTGAGTTTTTAGGTTACGTAAATGATGTTCCTAATAAAATTAAAGAATCTGATATTATAATAGGAGCTGGAAGAGTAGCTGTTGAAGCTATTCTTTCAGGTCGTCCAGTTATAGCTGTTGGAGAGGCTAAATATATTGGTTGCATCACTCCTAATAATTTAAATGAAGGATTCAAATCAAATTTTGGAGATATTGATTTTTCAAGCCAAATTATTATAGATAACAAGAGTTTAACTTCTGATATTGAAACTGCTTTGAATTTAACTGATAAAAATCTATTAAATTTAAGAGAAATGACAACAGATGAGTTTGACTTATATAAAATAGTTGATAAAATCGAAAAGATATATAGCAAAACTTATGTGGAAAAGAAGAAATATGAGATTCCTGTTATAATGTACCATAGAGTTGTAAATGATGAGAGTGAAGCTGGTGTCCACGGAACCTATATAACTGCTAAGAAGTTTGATGAACATATGAGATTTTTAAAGGAAAATGGATATGAAACTATTACCTTTAAAGAACTTAAAAAATTAAACTGGAGAAATCGTTTTAACAAAGAAAAAAAACTTATTATGCTTACATTTGATGATGGATATGAAGATAATTATAAAATTGCATTTCCTATCTTGAAAAAATACGATTTTCATTGTATTATATATTTAGTATCTCACCTTAATTTCAATAGATGGGATGTAGAAGTACCTAACAATCCAGAAAAAAAATTCATATTGATGACTTTAGATATGATAAAAGAGATGCAAGAGTATGGAATAGAGTTTGGTGGACATACAATGACACATCCAAAACTTGCTCATATACCTCTTGAAGAAGCTAGAAAAGAGATTTTAACTTCTAAAGCTACCTTGGAAGAAAAACTTGGTGAAAAGCTTACATCTTTTGCATACCCATATGGTGATCTAAATGAAGATGTGAAAAATATTGTTAAAGAATCTGGCTATGATTTTGCTGTGGCAACAGATTCTGGAGATATCTCCTTTGCAGAAGACCTATTTCAAATAAGAAGAATAGGGATATTTCCAACTAATAATATGTTAAATTTTAGAAGGAAAGTAAAAGGAAATTATAATTTTATAAAAATAAAAAGAGAAAAGAGACATTCTAACTCTTAATCTTATCGGGAGGATTTTTTATGAAAAAAATCATTTTAACTTTAGCTGCTCTTGCTATATGTTCAACTGCAACTTTAGCTCAAGAGAATAAATTTAGTGTTGGTATGGGTGTTGGAACTACTAACCACTTTTATCACGGAGATGAAATAACTTTCCCAACTCCATTCTTTGATGTAAGATATGATAACTTCTTCATAACTGGAGCAAACATCGGATATGATGTTTACAACGAAGATAGTGTTACTCTATCTTTATTTGTTAATCCATTTGATGGATTCCCTATTAAAGCTAGTAAATTGGATCACGGATATGATTCAATAGATGAAAGAAAAACTCAAATAGCTCTTGGGGCAATTGCTGCTTACGATCTACCAGCTTATGATATGACTGCATTAGTTTCAATTGCTGGAGGAGAAAGA
This Fusobacterium varium DNA region includes the following protein-coding sequences:
- a CDS encoding MipA/OmpV family protein; translation: MKKIILTLAALAICSTATLAQENKFSVGMGVGTTNHFYHGDEITFPTPFFDVRYDNFFITGANIGYDVYNEDSVTLSLFVNPFDGFPIKASKLDHGYDSIDERKTQIALGAIAAYDLPAYDMTALVSIAGGERGFKGEASLVKPYNFGNFTLIPSVSATFYSEDYTDYYFGIDGNETGRKIKDPYSPSNAYSLGINLAAEYYLTDKITLLAFLSADKFSSEIGDSPIIDNSTLLKMGVGAKYSF
- the dinB gene encoding DNA polymerase IV, with protein sequence MDRVIMHYDMDCFYASIETRDNPKYKNRPMVVAGGVVTTANYEARKYGIHSAMSTFEAKKLCPNLMIVYPNKEKYFKESQIIHNLVLKITHKIEFVALDEGYIDITDVIKKFSSKEKFAKTFRERIFKHTGLTCSVGIGVNKISAKIASDINKPFGQYIFNSEEEFVEYMKEKKIRKLQGVGEKFEKLLNKDNIYFVKDVHRFSLKELIKKYGKARGELLYLYSRGIDYSPVEYDKPTHSVGAENTYSFLLNTEEEINKKLQEVFETAYSRLKKKNFLTKTISIKVRYEDRATINKAKTIAIATYDKEILFEYVQEIFNEIEKKDSIKLLGITFKNLVEFSIRQLSFKDEFNLR
- a CDS encoding polysaccharide deacetylase family protein, coding for MNILMALSQLEVTGAEVYGVTLADELMNRGNKVMIVSDTLTKKCKAEYIKLEFNKRGLGNRINQVKTLLKIIRENDIQVVHAHSRASSWSSAIACKIAGIPLITSTHGRQPVHLSRKVFKAFGDLTIPVCENIQTHLINDLGVKPDKSVVLRNPIDTSLYSFEPKEDKKDKKIISIIGRLSGPKGDVAYSLLEVLSTMENFHIRIIGGKDIPEKFIKFKNIENIEFLGYVNDVPNKIKESDIIIGAGRVAVEAILSGRPVIAVGEAKYIGCITPNNLNEGFKSNFGDIDFSSQIIIDNKSLTSDIETALNLTDKNLLNLREMTTDEFDLYKIVDKIEKIYSKTYVEKKKYEIPVIMYHRVVNDESEAGVHGTYITAKKFDEHMRFLKENGYETITFKELKKLNWRNRFNKEKKLIMLTFDDGYEDNYKIAFPILKKYDFHCIIYLVSHLNFNRWDVEVPNNPEKKFILMTLDMIKEMQEYGIEFGGHTMTHPKLAHIPLEEARKEILTSKATLEEKLGEKLTSFAYPYGDLNEDVKNIVKESGYDFAVATDSGDISFAEDLFQIRRIGIFPTNNMLNFRRKVKGNYNFIKIKREKRHSNS
- a CDS encoding aminopeptidase, which codes for MMDQRIIKLAKNLVNHSCRLKEGEKVLIEAYGDTTRDLVKALVKEAYSVGALPFVTIKDNSVLRTILNDCSVEQLQHMAKYELERMKDMDAYIGIRGGDNSTELSDVADEKMKLYSQYFMNPVHMAERVNNTKWVILRYPNNSMAQLANTSLEAFEDFYFDVCCLDYSKMEKAMDSLCDLLSKTDKVRIKGVGTDLTFSIKDIPNVKCFGLRNIPDGEVYTAPVRESVNGVISYNTPSNYQGFTFENITFEFKDGKIVKATANNTEKINQILDSDEGARYIGEFAIGVNPYVLKPMKDTLFDEKIAGSIHFTPGQAYKQANNGNRSSIHWDLVLIQREEWGGGEIWFDDKLVRKDGIFVLDELKGLNPENLK